The nucleotide window AAAACTATACCTCTTCGACCTGCCAGGTTACGGACATGCTGAAGTCTCAAAAGAAATGAGCAAACAGTGGCAACAGTTAATGGATACTTTTTTTCAACTAATCAGTCCAAATTTATTATTAGTAAGTATACAAGATGCAAGACACCCCAACCAAAAGAGTGATCAACAATTCTATTCCTATATCAAAAAATTTGCACATCAAACAAGTTTGGTTTTTAACAAAATGGATAAGTTAAAAAAACAAAAAGAAAAAGCCGCTCTTAAAAAGATTAAACCTGAAATAATGAGAGAATTTAAATGGGTCCAAGAAATATTTTTCTTATCTGCTGAAGATAAACAAGGTGTTCCCCCATTTGAGGCCTCACTTGTGAATTTCATTAACAAACGCTTGTTTATAGAAGAAAATATCTAAGACTATTTCTTATCATCTTCAATATTTTCTTTTTTTTGAGACACATCTTCCGGGGCCGAGGCAAACTTAATCTTCTCCATCTCGACCTCCATCAACTTTAAATCTTCTCTACAACGACTTATTTTTTCAACAAGCTCACTTGCTTTCGAAGAATTAAGATCTAGCTCTCCAGATTTAATTAATTTATAAACCATTTTTCCTAAATTTTCATAAGACTCATGAAGATCCGAATTAGTCCTTGAAGCGTTGATCATTTTACGGCCAATTTCGGTAGTCCTTTTAAATTCCTCAAGGCCTGTATTGAACATTTCTTGAACTTTATTTCTCCAATCCTGTTTATTCATAAAAAACCCCTGGCCAAATATCAATTTCAGATGGCAACTCTATTATATGGCGGTAACCCTAATCTTGAAAAGGGCCAGTAAGGGAAAACAATTTCCATTAAATAAAATTCGATATATGCTTTTTTAAGACTAAGGGGTCAAAAATGCTTAAGTTTCTCTCAAAATACATAACTTACAGCGGGATGCATCAAGACAAGATTGAAAAAATCTTCACAACTCTAGATAAAAAGTACCCCACCGGATTTGATGCATTCGGCCTTAATATTAAAGAAGCAAAAAAGAGCATCAAAATCTTAAATTTTTTATATGAAAACTATTTCAAAGTGCGAGTATTTGGCCAAGAAAATGTAAAAGAGCAACATTATATGGCCGTTGCCAACCACTCTGGTCAAATCGCTATTGACGCTGTTCTTGTCGGTTGTGCTTTTACGTTAGGAGTAAATCCACCAAGACTGGCCAGACCCTTGGTCGAAAGATTTTTTGGCTCAATACCATTTGTAGGAACATGGGCCACTCAATTAGGGGCCGTCCTTGGCGATCGCCAAAATTGTATAAGACTCTTAGAAAGAAAAGAAACTGTATTAGTCTTTCCAGAAGGTGTCAGAGGTGTTGCAAAAAGTACCCCACAGTTTTATAAGCTTCAGAATTTTTCACATGGCTTTCTTAGAATGGCCATTAAAACAAAATCAGACATTTTACCTATCGCAGTTGTTGGTGCAGAAGAATTTTATCCCTATGTATTTCAAGCAAAAAAACTTGCTAAAAAATTTGGACTTCCTGCCTTACCTCTATCACTGAATTATTTCCCACTACCATCTCCCGTCGATATTCATTTTGGTGTCCCCTATAAAATCCCAGAAGACCTTACAGAAGATGCACCTGATAGTGAAATTGATATTCACATACAAAAAATAGAAAGGCAGATTCAGAGCATGATCAAAGAAGGATTAAAAAATCGAAGATATTTTTTTGGTATTGAAAAGAGAAAAATCGATGATTAAAACAACCCAAAATGATGAAACTTATAATATTTTAATTATTGGCATGAGTGGCGGACTGGCAAAAATCTTGGCCAATTTACTTCTAAGAGAATGTAAAAATTGTATTATTACAGGTGTTGATACAAGAGAAGTCGTTGGGATTCCTAAAGATCCAAGAATTATTTTAAAAAAAATGAGCTATACACGTGGTAACTTTGAGAATCTTTTTCGAAATCATTCATTTCATACCGTTTATCACCTAGGTCGTATTGGTCATTCTGCGGCCAACCCAAATGCGAACCTGGCCCAACGGTTAAATATTTCAAAGATGGGCACAAACA belongs to Halobacteriovoraceae bacterium and includes:
- the ysxC gene encoding ribosome biogenesis GTP-binding protein YsxC, producing the protein MNFKIAKGRCKFSYGFQSPSQMNDFLINNADAIGVAFVGRSNVGKSSLINTIYGKNLAKTSKTPGRTRQINVFEFFLENEGSIFNTSQKLYLFDLPGYGHAEVSKEMSKQWQQLMDTFFQLISPNLLLVSIQDARHPNQKSDQQFYSYIKKFAHQTSLVFNKMDKLKKQKEKAALKKIKPEIMREFKWVQEIFFLSAEDKQGVPPFEASLVNFINKRLFIEENI
- a CDS encoding acyltransferase family protein encodes the protein MLKFLSKYITYSGMHQDKIEKIFTTLDKKYPTGFDAFGLNIKEAKKSIKILNFLYENYFKVRVFGQENVKEQHYMAVANHSGQIAIDAVLVGCAFTLGVNPPRLARPLVERFFGSIPFVGTWATQLGAVLGDRQNCIRLLERKETVLVFPEGVRGVAKSTPQFYKLQNFSHGFLRMAIKTKSDILPIAVVGAEEFYPYVFQAKKLAKKFGLPALPLSLNYFPLPSPVDIHFGVPYKIPEDLTEDAPDSEIDIHIQKIERQIQSMIKEGLKNRRYFFGIEKRKIDD